In Pangasianodon hypophthalmus isolate fPanHyp1 chromosome 3, fPanHyp1.pri, whole genome shotgun sequence, a single genomic region encodes these proteins:
- the maco1b gene encoding macoilin-2 isoform X1 has protein sequence MKRRNADCSKLRRPLKRNRITEGIYGSTFLYLKFLVVWALVLLADFVLEFRFEYLWPFWLFIRSVYDSFRYQGLAFSVFFVCVAFTSDIICLLFIPVQWLFFAASTYVWVQYVWHTERGVCLPTVSLWILFVYIEAAIRFKDLKDFHVDLCRPFAAHCIGYPVVTLGFGFKSYVSYKMRLRKQKEVQKENEFYMQLLQQALPPEQQMLQKQEREAEEAAAKSTHDADSPPAAQNGSAGGKKPASNTLPELEYREKERGKGESKKQHNQNQNHHSSILPVVDYNKAQELEYMENNVNSKRLSSSELLGSTENLLLKEDNSSSSCSSSSSNSTSSKNHKNASVGSGVGGNSSPRGHGTANGSVPSSTGPSSSSGKGEKKQKCGGKGGHRDPTDNCIPNNQLGKPEALVRLEQDVKKLKAELQASRQTEQELRSQLGSLGTSERSVRSELSQLRQDNELLQNKLHNAVQAKQKDKQTLGQLEKRLKAEQEARAAAERQLAEEKKRKKLEEATAARAVALAAASRGECTESLRRRISELETECKKLTLDIKVKEDLIRELELKVQELHKYKENEKDTEVLMSALSAMQDKTQHLENSLSAETRIKLDLFSALGDAKRQLEIAQGQILQKDQEIKDLKQKIAEVMAVMPSIAYSTDTSNMNPVTPHYSSKFMDTSPSGLDPNASVYQPLKK, from the exons ATGAAGCGGCGCAATGCGGACTGCAGCAAACTCCGGCGGCCGTTAAAACGGAACCGAATCACCGAGGGCATATACGGCAG CACCTTCCTGTACCTGAAGTTTCTGGTGGTTTGGGCGCTGGTGCTGTTGGCCGACTTTGTGCTGGAGTTCCGGTTCGAGTACCTCTGGCCCTTCTGGCTCTTCATCCGGAGTGTGTACGACTCCTTCAGATATCAGGGCCTG GCTTTCTCAgtgttctttgtgtgtgtggcgtTTACATCCGACATCATATGCCTGCTCTTCATCCCCGTGCAGTGGCTGTTCTTCGCCGCCAGCACGTACGTGTGGGTGCAGTATGTCTGGCACACAG AAAGAGGGGTCTGCCTCCCCACCGTGTCCCTGTGGATCCTCTTCGTTTATATCGAGGCTGCGATACGATTCAAAGATCTGAAGGACTTCCATGTGGATCTGTGTCGTCCCTTCGCTGCACACTG TATTGGATACCCAGTGGTGACGCTGGGCTTCGGCTTTAAGAGCTACGTGAGCTACAAGATGCGTCTGCGCAAGCAGAAAGAGGTGCAGAAGGAGAACGAGTTCTACATGCAGCTCCTCCAGCAGGCCCTGCCGCCAGAACAGCAGATGCTGcagaaacaagagagagaggcagaggaag CAGCAGCTAAAAGTACACACGACGCCGACTCGCCCCCCGCAGCTCAGAACGGCTCCGCCGGTGGCAAGAAGCCTGCATCGAATACGTTACCAGAGCTGGAGTACCGCGAGAAAGAGCGAGGCAAGGGCGAGTCTAAGAAACAGCATAATCAGAACCAGAACCATCACAGTAGCATCCTGCCTGTAGTGGACTATAATAAAGCACAGGAGCTGGAGTACATGGAGAATAATGTGAACAGCAAGAGACTGAGCAGCTCCGAGCTGCTGGGCAGCACCGAGAACCTGCTTCTGAAGGAGGACAACTCTTCATCGTCGTGCTCGTCCTCTTCCTCTAATTCCACCTCCTcgaaaaatcacaaaaacgcCAGCGTAGGCAGCGGGGTCGGGGGGAACTCGTCGCCCCGCGGCCACGGGACGGCCAACGGCAGCGTGCCCTCCTCGACAGGACCTTCTTCTTCGTCAGGGAAGGGCGAGAAGAAACAGAAGTGCGGAGGGAAAGGGGGGCACAGAGATCCAACAGATAACTGCATCCCCAATAACCAGCTCGGCAAGCCAGAGGCGCTGGTCAG GCTGGAGCAGGATGTGAAGAAGCTGAAGGCTGAGCTGCAGGCGAGCAGGCAGACAGAGCAGGAGTTGCGCAGCCAGCTGGGCTCTCTGGGCACGTCAGAACGCAGCGTCCGCTCTGAACTCAGCCAGCTCCGCCAGGACAACGAGCTGCTGCAGAACAA GCTCCATAATGCCGTGCAGGCAAAACAAAAGGATAAGCAGACACTGGGGCAGCTGGAGAAGCGTCTAAAGGCGGAGCAGGAGGCACGAGCGGCTGCAGAGAGGCAGCTGGCAGAGGAGAAGAAACGTAAGAAGCTGGAGGAAGCCACGGCAGCCAGAGCCGTAGCCCTCGCAGCTGCATCCAG AGGTGAGTGCACAGAGTCTCTAAGAAGGAGGATCTCTGAGCTGGAGACTGAGTGTAAGAAACTCACGCTGGACATTAAAGTCAAAGAGGACTTGATCCGTGAGCTTGAGCTCAAAGTCCAG GAGCTGCATAAATataaagagaatgagaaagacaCAGAGGTGTTGATGTCTGCGCTGTCAGCCATGCAGGATAAGACCCAGCACTTGGAGAACAGCTTGAGTGCAGAGACCAGAATCAAACTGGACCTGTTCTCTGCCCTCGGGGACGCCAAGCGACAGCTGGAGATCGCACAAG GTCAGATCCTGCAGAAAGATCAGGAGATAAAAGATCTGAAACAGAAGATTGCCGAGGTGATGGCAGTCATGCCCAGCATTGCTTACTCAACAGATACCAGCAACATGAACCCAGTCACCCCCCACTACTCCTCCAAGTTCATGGACACCAGTCCGTCTGGCCTGGACCCCAACGCATCCGTCTACCAGCCCCTGAAAAAATGA
- the maco1b gene encoding macoilin-2 isoform X2, with amino-acid sequence MKRRNADCSKLRRPLKRNRITEGIYGSTFLYLKFLVVWALVLLADFVLEFRFEYLWPFWLFIRSVYDSFRYQGLAFSVFFVCVAFTSDIICLLFIPVQWLFFAASTYVWVQYVWHTERGVCLPTVSLWILFVYIEAAIRFKDLKDFHVDLCRPFAAHCIGYPVVTLGFGFKSYVSYKMRLRKQKEVQKENEFYMQLLQQALPPEQQMLQKQEREAEEAAKSTHDADSPPAAQNGSAGGKKPASNTLPELEYREKERGKGESKKQHNQNQNHHSSILPVVDYNKAQELEYMENNVNSKRLSSSELLGSTENLLLKEDNSSSSCSSSSSNSTSSKNHKNASVGSGVGGNSSPRGHGTANGSVPSSTGPSSSSGKGEKKQKCGGKGGHRDPTDNCIPNNQLGKPEALVRLEQDVKKLKAELQASRQTEQELRSQLGSLGTSERSVRSELSQLRQDNELLQNKLHNAVQAKQKDKQTLGQLEKRLKAEQEARAAAERQLAEEKKRKKLEEATAARAVALAAASRGECTESLRRRISELETECKKLTLDIKVKEDLIRELELKVQELHKYKENEKDTEVLMSALSAMQDKTQHLENSLSAETRIKLDLFSALGDAKRQLEIAQGQILQKDQEIKDLKQKIAEVMAVMPSIAYSTDTSNMNPVTPHYSSKFMDTSPSGLDPNASVYQPLKK; translated from the exons ATGAAGCGGCGCAATGCGGACTGCAGCAAACTCCGGCGGCCGTTAAAACGGAACCGAATCACCGAGGGCATATACGGCAG CACCTTCCTGTACCTGAAGTTTCTGGTGGTTTGGGCGCTGGTGCTGTTGGCCGACTTTGTGCTGGAGTTCCGGTTCGAGTACCTCTGGCCCTTCTGGCTCTTCATCCGGAGTGTGTACGACTCCTTCAGATATCAGGGCCTG GCTTTCTCAgtgttctttgtgtgtgtggcgtTTACATCCGACATCATATGCCTGCTCTTCATCCCCGTGCAGTGGCTGTTCTTCGCCGCCAGCACGTACGTGTGGGTGCAGTATGTCTGGCACACAG AAAGAGGGGTCTGCCTCCCCACCGTGTCCCTGTGGATCCTCTTCGTTTATATCGAGGCTGCGATACGATTCAAAGATCTGAAGGACTTCCATGTGGATCTGTGTCGTCCCTTCGCTGCACACTG TATTGGATACCCAGTGGTGACGCTGGGCTTCGGCTTTAAGAGCTACGTGAGCTACAAGATGCGTCTGCGCAAGCAGAAAGAGGTGCAGAAGGAGAACGAGTTCTACATGCAGCTCCTCCAGCAGGCCCTGCCGCCAGAACAGCAGATGCTGcagaaacaagagagagaggcagaggaag CAGCTAAAAGTACACACGACGCCGACTCGCCCCCCGCAGCTCAGAACGGCTCCGCCGGTGGCAAGAAGCCTGCATCGAATACGTTACCAGAGCTGGAGTACCGCGAGAAAGAGCGAGGCAAGGGCGAGTCTAAGAAACAGCATAATCAGAACCAGAACCATCACAGTAGCATCCTGCCTGTAGTGGACTATAATAAAGCACAGGAGCTGGAGTACATGGAGAATAATGTGAACAGCAAGAGACTGAGCAGCTCCGAGCTGCTGGGCAGCACCGAGAACCTGCTTCTGAAGGAGGACAACTCTTCATCGTCGTGCTCGTCCTCTTCCTCTAATTCCACCTCCTcgaaaaatcacaaaaacgcCAGCGTAGGCAGCGGGGTCGGGGGGAACTCGTCGCCCCGCGGCCACGGGACGGCCAACGGCAGCGTGCCCTCCTCGACAGGACCTTCTTCTTCGTCAGGGAAGGGCGAGAAGAAACAGAAGTGCGGAGGGAAAGGGGGGCACAGAGATCCAACAGATAACTGCATCCCCAATAACCAGCTCGGCAAGCCAGAGGCGCTGGTCAG GCTGGAGCAGGATGTGAAGAAGCTGAAGGCTGAGCTGCAGGCGAGCAGGCAGACAGAGCAGGAGTTGCGCAGCCAGCTGGGCTCTCTGGGCACGTCAGAACGCAGCGTCCGCTCTGAACTCAGCCAGCTCCGCCAGGACAACGAGCTGCTGCAGAACAA GCTCCATAATGCCGTGCAGGCAAAACAAAAGGATAAGCAGACACTGGGGCAGCTGGAGAAGCGTCTAAAGGCGGAGCAGGAGGCACGAGCGGCTGCAGAGAGGCAGCTGGCAGAGGAGAAGAAACGTAAGAAGCTGGAGGAAGCCACGGCAGCCAGAGCCGTAGCCCTCGCAGCTGCATCCAG AGGTGAGTGCACAGAGTCTCTAAGAAGGAGGATCTCTGAGCTGGAGACTGAGTGTAAGAAACTCACGCTGGACATTAAAGTCAAAGAGGACTTGATCCGTGAGCTTGAGCTCAAAGTCCAG GAGCTGCATAAATataaagagaatgagaaagacaCAGAGGTGTTGATGTCTGCGCTGTCAGCCATGCAGGATAAGACCCAGCACTTGGAGAACAGCTTGAGTGCAGAGACCAGAATCAAACTGGACCTGTTCTCTGCCCTCGGGGACGCCAAGCGACAGCTGGAGATCGCACAAG GTCAGATCCTGCAGAAAGATCAGGAGATAAAAGATCTGAAACAGAAGATTGCCGAGGTGATGGCAGTCATGCCCAGCATTGCTTACTCAACAGATACCAGCAACATGAACCCAGTCACCCCCCACTACTCCTCCAAGTTCATGGACACCAGTCCGTCTGGCCTGGACCCCAACGCATCCGTCTACCAGCCCCTGAAAAAATGA